The region CCGCCGATATTAAAAGACAATTCTTTCAAAGTTGATTTCATATCCAGGTCGGCGTTTTCTTTTCTGGCTTTATCAATCTTTTCTAAAATAGCATTGGCGCCATTGACATAGGCCTGATGATGTTTTTGGTGATGAATTGTTAATTGCTGTTCGGAAATATAAGGCTCCAAATCCTTATAGTCATAAGGCAATTCCGGCAAAGTGTAAAATTTAGTTGACACCATTTTTTATTTTGTTAACTCTTCAACTTCTTCTCTTCCTTTTTCTAATTCTTTCAGTTGCTCCTGGTCTTCTTTTAGTAAAAGCGCCTGAAATTCGCCCACATGGGTTTTTTCCTCTTTGGCTATGTCAAGAACAACTTTTTTGATGTTTTCGTTATCGGTCATGGCGGCCATTTGTTCGTAAAGATTTATGGCGTCCAGTTCAGCCAGCATTCCGATTCTTAAGATTTCTTTGTTTAGGTCTTCTTTTTTGACTTCACTGAGATTCAAGGGTATTTGTGACAGCATATTTTATTTATTTAGTTATTGCGACCTTTTAATAATATCATTTTTCAATTTCGCTAGTTAAATAATGTTCAAGTCTTTTGCTAAAAGGGGATCAAGAGATATCTATCCCAAGCTAAATAAATCTAGCGAATCTTTCCTTGGAAGCGCCGCAGATAGGGCAGACATCCGGCGCTTCTTCGCGGGCGCAGAGATAGCCGCAAACTTCACAGCGCCAAACCGAGTAGCTTAAATTGCCAATTTCTTTTTTTTTGGTTTCTTTTTCCATTGTTTTTAATTTTATTCTTTCGACCTTGTTCGGCCTTCTTTCGGGAATCGGTTTAATCGCTTTTTTGTTTTCAAAAACATTTTTTGAAACATACAAGCCGCAATAACAAGTTTCATATTCCGCCACATCAGCGTCCCGATAATCGCAAGGGCAGATTATGTCAAAGTCTTCTTCTTTGTTCCCGCTCGCCAAACGGCAGGGGCAGGCCTGATAACCGTATCTTTGTTCGTTGATAAGCAGGGCCTCAATCAAACTCTTGGTGGAATTTTCGTTCGGATTTAAAAAATAACCCCTTTTTTTATTGCCGGAAAAAAGTTCGGCAAATATTTTTTCTATTTTATCTTTCGGTATCTTGTTATTTTCCATCAGCTAAGTTTTTTATTTCGGTTTCGTCAAATCCTATAATGATTTTTTCTCCGTTATTGACAACAGTCGTGGGAAAAGAAGCGTTGGGATTATATTTGGAAATTTCATCGTAAGCTTCTTTCTGGTCCCGGCCTTCTAAGAGGTCAAAATCAATATAGCCGTATTCCAGATTAAACTCGCTTAGCAAATCCATGGTTTTTTTACACCAGAAACAAGTGCTTAACGAAAAGACCATGATTTCTTTTCCTTTTTTTCCCGGAACAATTTTAACCTGGTTTTTGTAAGACATTCTATTATTATACTAAAAAAATCGGAGAATAGAGCTTTGTCGACTGAAAGTATTTCAATCTCTAAATAAAACGGGTGACTATAAAAATAAAAATAACGCCTAATAAAGTTAAACCTATAATTTTAAACGAGCTGTGTTTGCTATGGGCTTCCGGCAAGATATCGCTTGCGCCGATATAAAGCAGAAAGCCGGCGAAGAATCCCAAGTATAAAACCAAAAAGCGCGGAGAGACTTTAAAAAACAACGTTGATAACGCTCCGAGAATTGGGGCTATGGCGTGCAAGAGTAAAAATATTTTGGATTTTTTATCGCTGTTATTATGATTAAGCATCAAGCTCACGGTGTTTATCCCGTCGGTGAAACTGTGGGAGATTACGGCAATGGCGATTAATAGGCCGACAGCGGCATTAATCTGAAAACCAAGCCCGATACCGACTCCATCCATAAAACTGTGGCCTGCCAATGCTAAAGCCGAGGCAACGCCGACATGAGGATGTTTGTGTTCCGCGTAATCGCTTTCGTGGGCGTGGTGGATGAGAATTGTTTTTTCAAGAATATGGAAAAGCAAAAAGCCGGCTACCAAAGCGACCATCGCTTCAATTGATTGGAAGTTATTAATTTTTATTTGCTCTATGATTTCCGGAAAAATTTCAAAACTCACGACCCCGAGCAGGACTCCCGCGGTGAATCCCATAATCAGATGGAGTTTGTGTTTAAATTTTATGGCAAACAGGCCGCCAAAAAATATTGAAAGGAAAGTTATTATAGAAAAAATTATTGGTTGCATTTTTATATTATAGAATCTCAATAATTTTTTCTCTGGAAGTATGTCCGGAAACAATATTCACTTGGAAAGGGGATACTTTGAAATATTCGGCCAGGGCTTTGATTATCGCGCGGTTAGCTTTTCCTTGTATCGGCGGCTCTTTCACGAAAACCGAGTAATGAGTGTCGTCAATTTTTTGGATTTTTTCTTCCTTGGCCTTGGGTTTTGCCTTAACAAAGATTTTCATAAATTTAGCTTATTAATATCTTATCAAAAAATCGTTTAACGGGAAAATTCGTTTCGTAACCGTAGAAAGAAT is a window of bacterium DNA encoding:
- a CDS encoding ferritin family protein, giving the protein MLSQIPLNLSEVKKEDLNKEILRIGMLAELDAINLYEQMAAMTDNENIKKVVLDIAKEEKTHVGEFQALLLKEDQEQLKELEKGREEVEELTK
- a CDS encoding ferredoxin-thioredoxin reductase catalytic domain-containing protein, with translation MENNKIPKDKIEKIFAELFSGNKKRGYFLNPNENSTKSLIEALLINEQRYGYQACPCRLASGNKEEDFDIICPCDYRDADVAEYETCYCGLYVSKNVFENKKAIKPIPERRPNKVERIKLKTMEKETKKKEIGNLSYSVWRCEVCGYLCAREEAPDVCPICGASKERFARFI
- a CDS encoding glutaredoxin family protein; protein product: MSYKNQVKIVPGKKGKEIMVFSLSTCFWCKKTMDLLSEFNLEYGYIDFDLLEGRDQKEAYDEISKYNPNASFPTTVVNNGEKIIIGFDETEIKNLADGK
- a CDS encoding ZIP family metal transporter; its protein translation is MQPIIFSIITFLSIFFGGLFAIKFKHKLHLIMGFTAGVLLGVVSFEIFPEIIEQIKINNFQSIEAMVALVAGFLLFHILEKTILIHHAHESDYAEHKHPHVGVASALALAGHSFMDGVGIGLGFQINAAVGLLIAIAVISHSFTDGINTVSLMLNHNNSDKKSKIFLLLHAIAPILGALSTLFFKVSPRFLVLYLGFFAGFLLYIGASDILPEAHSKHSSFKIIGLTLLGVIFIFIVTRFI
- a CDS encoding DUF167 domain-containing protein, with the translated sequence MKIFVKAKPKAKEEKIQKIDDTHYSVFVKEPPIQGKANRAIIKALAEYFKVSPFQVNIVSGHTSREKIIEIL